Part of the Woronichinia naegeliana WA131 genome, GTCAACAAAAATCACTCCTCACAAAAGAGAGGAAAATTAACACCATTTTTCAGAAGAAAAACGACTCTACAACTTCTTACTTTTTGTCTTCTGAAGTAGAGTAGAAAGATTCATTACCAAAAAGTTCATCGCAATTACCGTTTCCGAGGTCTCAGGTAGTTTGGCCATCACTCGACCAAGACTAAATTTCCTCTTTCCCTGTCCGAATTTACCCTCAATGGCATTACGCACTCTTTCATCTGAGCGTGCCTCTTTCTTTTTTTCTTTGCTCACCTCTTTCGGCGGTCTTCCCAATCGGGGACCACTCATTCTTATATCCCTTTCTTTACAATAAGCTCGATTCGCTTTTGTTCGATAGATTTTATCCACATGAACCGATTCCGGATAACATCCTGTTTCCCTTTTATATTCTTCTATTCGCTCTTGTAAATCTCCCGATTCGTTATAATTATTCCAACTCAATTTGTCTAAGAAGACAAAGCCATTCACACTACTTGCCGATATTTTAGCTCCAAACTCTACTGCTTTTCCTACTTTGCCACGCACTATTGGACGGATGTGAGGTTGGGTTATACTCACAATTCTGTTTTCTACTTTATTCGTCTTTTTTGCATACATCTCTAACTGTTGCTCATACACTTTTCTTATCGTTACAAGCTCTTCTTGCTCCTTTTTCGTTAGTTTTTCTAACTTGGCTCCCTCTTCTATCATTTTTTCTATATGAGACAAGTTTCTTTTTACATATTGTAGTTGTTTTTTTATTCCTTTTCTTCTTTCTTTTTTTGACACACGACGTTTTTTGACTATCTCTAGGTAGTCTTTTCTTGCTGCTACTCTATACGTTCTTGGCTTTTTTTTCTCTTTTCCTTGTATTTGTTTATAAAGCTCATCTATTGTTTCTTCTGTTTTTTCTCTTGCTTCATTCAATATTTCTATATCCGTTGGATATTTTATATCTGCTGGTGTACAAGTTGCATCTAACAATAGCTGTCCTTCATTTTCTTTTTTTTCTGACACTACTCCCTCGAACTTCTTTACCATTTCTTTATTAATTTTATTGATTAATTCCATTCCTATTCTTTTACGAAAATGAACCATCATTGACGCATTAAATGCTTCTTCGCTACTATAGCTTTCCATTCCTATAAAATACTGTAAATAAGGATTTTCTTTAATTTGTTCCACTGTTTCTCTATCACTTATTCCTAACATTTCTTTGATGATTAATGCCCCCAACGCCATTCTAAATGATTTCGCTGGTGCTCCTTTTTCCTCTGTGAAGTTTTTTGCATATTCTTCCTCATATTCTTCCCAGGGAATCATTTTTGACATTTTTACCCAACGATTTTCTGCGTCTAACTGCCCATCGAACGGATTTTTGAAGTTTTCTGGTGTCTTAGTTTCGTACTGTTGTCTTCCGTACATATGTTTTGCCTCCTTTTCCGGCAAGGTTTTCAAGCCATTTTAACCTATTTCCCTGTATTCTGCCTGTCCTTAATTCGGCTACTATCTTTTCTCCGTAAGAGTTTCAGCTTTTTTTCGGCAAGCCCTAAATAGTCTGCCCATCGAAGCCGAAACTCTACTGAATAGACCCCGTTATCAGTGGCTTTATAATTTTTTGAACCAACATCCCCAAGCCATTCGGGTTGCGCCCGATAATATCTGCGGATTTGTTCACGGTAAGGCAGGAGTGATTGAAAAAGCCGATGGGACAAAGATCGGGTTTATCGGTTCCATGAACGAGACTAGGCACTGGTATCGTCTAGCTAGAAGCTAGAAACGTTGCAATACGGGAGGTTCAAGAAATCAGGCGAATTTGGAGTAAGTCCTCCCAAGTTAACCCTTTTTCAATTATACCGAGAGCTACAGCAGGAACTTCTCTAGTAGTAAAATGGCTACGAACAAAGTTATGAACCATCCAGAAAATATCTAGGACTCGCTGTAATCCCACAACAGATTTAGCATAAGTATTTGTACGACGACGAAAGGCGGCTAAATAGCGTCGGATAGCACTATTAAATGCCTCAACGTGGTTGGCATGGACGTCCTTTTCTTCTGGTTTTTCTGTTGTCTCTGGATGTTCTGGTTTCGGAGTTTCTACTTTCTTGAGTTTACCCTCAGAATCTCGACGTTTACTACTCTTATTTTTTAGTCTTACTACAAAACCCTTCGGTAATACTTTGGTGGGACGACCTCGCTTTCCAGTCCTTAATACTTCGTGACAAATATTAAATAGCAGTTGACTATATCGCTTTTCTCCATCTGTAAATAACTGGAGAGATTCTGCACTCCTTTCAAATAATTCCGCTACCGTCATCATTGCTTCTAGAAATAATTTCTGCTCTTTTCGACCACATTTTAAATGCCAAATAAAGCGGCTAGCCCTGTCCATGAGCACGATTGTCCATCCCTCAGAGGCACTTGCTTCTTTATTTTTTCCAACTTTTGTGTATAGTTCATCCCCTTCTATTACTAATTTAACAAATTCATTCACTAAGGCGTATAAAAATAATGTCTCTTGTAATCCTGATAATTTCTTTTCCCAATTCAATATTGTTGTTTTCGCGTAGCCAAATACTCGGGCTGCTGCATTTAATCCTATTCCTTCCATTCTGGCTTTTAATACTTTTACAATTTCACTTAATGGGGTTTCTAAGCCAGCGATTACGCTACCATAAGTCTCAGCAAAACAAGAACTACATTCTTGACAAATGAACATTTTACGTTCCCCGTTACCTTTCGTTTGATAATAAGAATGTATTTTTACGTTTTCACTATAGCAATGAGGACAGTTTTTCTTGAATAAGGCATCCTCTTTCTCTTGGCACAAGCCAACATCATGGGTGCATCCCACTTAAGATAATACATTGACACTCAAAAGAGGAGAGTGATTGAGATAAGCACATCGTAGCCGAAGAATACGAGAAACATTATGAAGATGCCAACGTGCTCCCGACAATTTAACCCTAGCTCCCACCTGTTTAATCTTAGACTCCACATCACCAGAACCAATCACAATACCAAGCTGTTGATAGTATTGGTAATCAGGGATACGCTGATAATGCTTCGTCAAATAGGCTTGAAAATTCTTTGCCCTCTTGCTTTTGACTCCATCAAACGCATCTATTGCCTTGTTCACAAAACCCCGCCACAGTAAATGCTCCACTGCTTCTAGCCGTTTGAGAGAGCCACCCACTTTGAACAGATTCTCCTTGAGATGATACCAATCCAACACCTCTCGTCGTATCAGCCACGATTGAGTGGCGAAACTCTCTACCGCATTCCAGATTGCGGGATGACCATCTCCCAAAAAGGTCACTATTGGGGACAAAGGTTGAACATTGCTCCAATTCTTTAAGCCCTCTGGGTCTTGGAAAAAGGCTTCACAGACATTGCCATGAAGACTCACCAGTTTATAATCTCGCCACTGTCCCCCTTCCTTCTCCTCGCCCCGCAGACAAATCTTTCCCCCATCTATACTGACCCCCGCACTCTCTGACTGAGCTTGAGCTAAGGGCAGTTCTGTCCGTTCTACCAAGCGATGTAAACTGCTATGTCCTACTTTTATCCCCATCAACTCCTCTATATCTTCTTCTGCTTGTTGGTAGGATGTTTTCGCACTGGCTCTTAGACAGCATTTCTCTAAACCTGGACTTAAGACGATTTTTGGCGACACCTTTAGTTTTCTGGCTTGTTTTTGGCTTATTTCCACTTCTCCGACTAGGGTTTTGATTTTTCGCTTGTTTCCAGACCGTTTTTTTCCCCCTTCTGAAAAAAAAACTCCCCCATTGTTGGCCCCACAATTTCTAACATCTGGGTTCTGACTTCTACTTCGATGCTTCCAAAGTCCTTCTGTTTCTCTGGTTCCGTATATTTGCGCAGGATACGGGCTGATTCGGTGAGATGCTGTTTTAACAGTGCTTTTTCTTCTGGGGGAATCGGTAACATACTTTTTTCGCTCATCAGTTTTTTTCCATTTTACCCCAGATTCTATGTACTACTTTATCCGGGATGTACCCAACATCATTCAGGATTTCCATAGAGCTTTTCTTTAATATTGACATTGTTTTCTGTTTCCTTCTTCTTTGATATAATGACAATAATAATAGTATAATAAAAACGGGCCGATGTCTAGTCTTAAACTATTTTTCTATTTTCTCAAAGCCTTACACCATAACTTTTTCCAACTTTGATCAGACGATACCAGTTCCCGAGACTAAGGCGGGCTGGCAGGAACATTATGAAATTGTTTGGCTAGATGAAAGTCCTGAAGGCGTGGATTGGATACAACCCACATTCCGCAGGTTGTCGAAGAGGAGCACTAGTTCACGCGAGCTAGTATCGGTACTTGTGCATTGATTTCGGGCAAGGATAAAAAATGTCAATAAAGTTCTAAAATGGAGTCTTGTCTTAGATAGAATCAACAGTAAAAATGAATAACCTAAATATTAAAGACCTCGACCACTTAGGAATCGTAGCGGGAATTATAGATGAAATGGGTTTAGTAGAAATTATCGATGAGGAAGTGGGAACTCATCCTCAAGAAAAGCTCAGTGTAGGTACAATAGTAAAAGCAATGATATTAAACTGCTGGCTCTCCCCTTGTCTGTGTGTAATGTTATGTTAAGAGTTAAAGCAAGCTAACAATTTAAGCCGTAGATGCTCAAAATTAGCAAATCCATAACTTTTCCTTTTTATTAATTTAATTTTTGTATTCATCCCTTCCGTTAATCCATTAGTTGTATGGTTTTCAAAATAATTGCATATACCTGTCAAATGAGTTTTCAGCATACCCACACTTTTTTTATAGAATAGGCTCGCTGTTCTCATCCATTTTTCAAATTTTCTCCTTGCACCATTTGTCGTTCTTGAATGCTCATAAATATCTCTAATCTCTTCCTTCATTTCATACGCTATTCCTAAACAAGGATACATTTTCAATATCTCTTCTAACTCTTCTCTTTTTTCTTCTTTTAACTCTTCTTTATTTTTCCATAATAGGTATGTTAAACCCTTTTTATGGATATTCATTTTCTTTCTCAATTTATTCAATTCTTCATTTATATTTTTCATTACATGAAATCTATCATAGACGATTTTAGCATTTACAAATAACTCCTTTATTGCTGACGTAAATCCCTCCCACATATCCACACTTACTTCCTTTACATTCTCTCTAACCCTTGCTGGCTGCACCTTTAGGGCTTCTATTATCTCTTCTTTTTTGTGTCCTTTTATTACTTCTAACAATTCCTTTTTATTTATATCTATCACTGTTGTAATAAAGTCTTTTTTTCCTTTTCTATTACTAAATTCGTCTAAACTTATCTTTTCTGGTAATTCCCATTCCTTCTTTTCTGCCTGCTTTGCATACTCTTCAAATATTGATTCCAATGTTCCCCAACTTATTTCTTCTTCTTGCCTTACCTCTTCTACATTTTTCTTTTTTACTTGCTCATAAATCTTTTCTTCATAACGAATTGTATAATGTTTTCTTAGCCGCATAAAGTCCAGTTTTTCTGTTATGTATTTCTGACATTTTTCACAATGGAACTGGCGGCGGGGCACTTCCAGATATACTTTCTTTCCCAATAGGGATAAATCCCGAACCAAATTATATTCTATTTGATTTATATCTTCCAATTCTTTATGACAATTTGGACATTCCATTACTTCGTTTTTCATTTTTAATTTTAAGAACAAAGCACCATCTATTTCTCGATAGTTTACGACTGTTACCTTTGGCAAACCTAGTAGCTCATCCAAGTTTATCCACATACTCCACCTCCTACTGTGGTATTACTATTATACACTTTCCACACAGTTGGGGGAAGAGCCAACTGCTTAGGATGTATTAATGCTCCGTTATATTTGTTGAGTGAATTTTTTAAAGGAAAAGCATTAGAACACCTATTAGGAGAAGGAATAAAAGCAGAAGATTTAAATGATGACAAGCTAGGAAGGTCATTGGATAAGGTATTTGGAGTGGGGGTAAAAAACCGGTTCACGAAAATAGTCCTAAAAGCGGCAGCAATCTTTGGAATAGAACAAAAGTCAAAGCATTTAGACTCAACCTCAATGTCTGTACAAGGGAAGTATAAGGAAAGGATAGAAGATGAGGAAGACGAGCAGACAAAAGCCATAAAAATAAAATTTGGTTATTCCAGAGATAAACGACCAGACCTAAAACAGTTTATGTTAAATATGATATGTAGTGGAGATGGTGGTGTCCCTCTCTTTATGCAATTAGGAGATGGCAATGAATCGGATAAAAAGGTGTTTCCCCAGATAATCAAAGACTGTCAAGAAACGTTGAATATGGAAGGTTTATCGGTGATTGATGGAGCTTTTTATACGGCGGAAAATGTGGGCATGGCGAGGTCAATTCAATGGTTAAGTCGTGTCCCTCTGAAAGAAGCCACTGAGACTTTGGCAAATATATCAGAAGACCAATGGCAGCAGGGTGAACAGGACGGTTATCGTTGGCAAGTGAGGGCTTCGGAATATGGGGGTGAACAGCAACGATGGCTTGTGGTCGAAAGTGCTCAACGTCTCCAGTCCGATAATAAAGCTATAAGTCAAAAAATTGAGAAAGCCGATAAAGTTGTCAAAAAAGAATGGCAGAAACCAGCAATTCCAAATTCAAATGGTATAAATAGAGACAGAAAAACTTTGACCTATAGGAAGTTATGAATAAAGAGAAAAGTGTCTACTGATTTTGCAGAGAGAAAGATGGAAGTAAACGACCTAAGTTTTGACGGAATCGTTCACTGTTTAAACGAGGTCATTGGGAAGATAGATGACCCCCGTTCGGTTAGTAATGCAACGAAATATAGTCTAAGAGAGGCGATACTGGGGGCATTTGCCGCCTTTTTTATGCAAAATGAGTCATTTTTAGAGTACCAACGTCAGCTTAACAGCCGTTGTGGGCGAGATAATGCTCAGAGCTTGTTTGGACTAGAAAAAATACCAACAGTAGAACAGATTCGCAACATTGTGGATGGGGTAGCAGCGAGTAGTCTATTCCCTTTGTTTGGGTTAATTTACCAAGCATTGAGGAGCATGGGATTCTTGAAAGCCTATGAAATATTGAGGGGAAATCTTCTAGTAGCAATGGATGGGACAAATTACTACAGTTCGGAAAAAGTAAATTGTCCATGCTGTTCAACCAAAACGTCAAAACAGGGAAAAGTCACCTACTTCCATCAGGCATTATTGCCCGTGATTGTTTCCCCAGACCATGAATCAGTTTTTTCCTTACCCCCTGAATTTATTACCCCTCAAGACGGTTCTGAAAAGCAAGATTGTGAGCAAAATGCGGCGAAACGTTGGATAAGTAACCATGCTAGTTTGTTTGCGGGACAGAAGATAACTCTGCTAGGGGATGACTTGTACAGCATTGGTGTCAACTTAAGCCAAAATGCCTACTCACAAAAGATTAGCCTAAAAGCAGGCGGAAGTAAGAGTAGGCTGAAAAAAAGGTTAGTATATAAAAAAGTGAGCAAAAAACAAATGGCAAGACAACATCCTCGGAGAAAAGGAAACCCAGACTTACGTCGTAAGACAAATCAGCCAGGGGTAGAAATCCCTGAAATAACAAAAGAGTTGTTTGAATTACTAGAACCCACAATGTTTACACCATTAAAATATTTACAGGGAACTCATGAGAAAATGATGAGAGATAGGGTATTAAATTTACCAGTAATGGTGGCATTAGTGTTAAGTATAGTGTATCGTCAAATAGCGGGTATAAGTGAAGCGGTAAGACTGTTAGAGGGGGTGTGACCTTTAGTTGATGAAGGAAAAGAAAAGTGTTAACATGAGATGAAAAGTGACAAAGAGGAAACAATGATGACAGCAAAACTAATTAATGTAGAGGGTTCAAAGATAAAAATAGAACTAACATTAGAACTCAGTCGTTCAATGTTGGATACAGAAATAAATATTCAAAAAGGCTTAAACGAAGTAGGTTGCATCGCCAGCAAAGAAGCCTTGAAATATTTAGATACAGATGGTTCACCCTTAAAAATCGGTGAAGAAATCTGGAAGAGTAAGGGAGAGCAACCGAAAGAATATCAAACACCTTATGGTGAGGTTATAGTGAATCGTCATGTATATCAGCGTTCACCTTTGAGGAAAAACGTATTGCCCCTTAGAAAGAGAAGCAAGGATAATCATAACATCAACGCCATTATTGGCAAAACAGGTATCCTCAAAAATGTCAGGGATGGCAGGCAAAGAGGTGAAAAATGATTTATTAGAAAATCATGGTAGAAAAGTAGCGCTATCCTATATCCAAAGATTGAGTGAAGCAGTAGGAAGTGTGGTACAGGCAAAAGAAGAAGCGTGGAGTTATGCCCCGCCCAAGGAGGATAGCCAAATTGCAACAGTGGGAATAGGATTAGATGGAACCTGTATGCTGATGTGTGAGGATGGCTACCGTGAAGCAATGGTGGGAACCGTTTCCCTATACGATAGTGAAGGCGAACGTCAACATACAATCTATCTAGGTGCGGCACCAGAGTATGGAAAAAAGAGTTTTCTAGAAAGATTAGAAAGAGAAATTGAGCGAGCGAAAAACCGTTA contains:
- a CDS encoding IS1 family transposase, with the translated sequence MCQEKEDALFKKNCPHCYSENVKIHSYYQTKGNGERKMFICQECSSCFAETYGSVIAGLETPLSEIVKVLKARMEGIGLNAAARVFGYAKTTILNWEKKLSGLQETLFLYALVNEFVKLVIEGDELYTKVGKNKEASASEGWTIVLMDRASRFIWHLKCGRKEQKLFLEAMMTVAELFERSAESLQLFTDGEKRYSQLLFNICHEVLRTGKRGRPTKVLPKGFVVRLKNKSSKRRDSEGKLKKVETPKPEHPETTEKPEEKDVHANHVEAFNSAIRRYLAAFRRRTNTYAKSVVGLQRVLDIFWMVHNFVRSHFTTREVPAVALGIIEKGLTWEDLLQIRLIS
- a CDS encoding ISKra4 family transposase, whose translation is MKTLVGEVEISQKQARKLKVSPKIVLSPGLEKCCLRASAKTSYQQAEEDIEELMGIKVGHSSLHRLVERTELPLAQAQSESAGVSIDGGKICLRGEEKEGGQWRDYKLVSLHGNVCEAFFQDPEGLKNWSNVQPLSPIVTFLGDGHPAIWNAVESFATQSWLIRREVLDWYHLKENLFKVGGSLKRLEAVEHLLWRGFVNKAIDAFDGVKSKRAKNFQAYLTKHYQRIPDYQYYQQLGIVIGSGDVESKIKQVGARVKLSGARWHLHNVSRILRLRCAYLNHSPLLSVNVLS
- a CDS encoding DUF4277 domain-containing protein produces the protein MNNLNIKDLDHLGIVAGIIDEMGLVEIIDEEVGTHPQEKLSVGTIVKAMILNCWLSPCLCVMLC
- a CDS encoding ISL3 family transposase codes for the protein MWINLDELLGLPKVTVVNYREIDGALFLKLKMKNEVMECPNCHKELEDINQIEYNLVRDLSLLGKKVYLEVPRRQFHCEKCQKYITEKLDFMRLRKHYTIRYEEKIYEQVKKKNVEEVRQEEEISWGTLESIFEEYAKQAEKKEWELPEKISLDEFSNRKGKKDFITTVIDINKKELLEVIKGHKKEEIIEALKVQPARVRENVKEVSVDMWEGFTSAIKELFVNAKIVYDRFHVMKNINEELNKLRKKMNIHKKGLTYLLWKNKEELKEEKREELEEILKMYPCLGIAYEMKEEIRDIYEHSRTTNGARRKFEKWMRTASLFYKKSVGMLKTHLTGICNYFENHTTNGLTEGMNTKIKLIKRKSYGFANFEHLRLKLLACFNS
- a CDS encoding IS1634 family transposase; translation: MLSEFFKGKALEHLLGEGIKAEDLNDDKLGRSLDKVFGVGVKNRFTKIVLKAAAIFGIEQKSKHLDSTSMSVQGKYKERIEDEEDEQTKAIKIKFGYSRDKRPDLKQFMLNMICSGDGGVPLFMQLGDGNESDKKVFPQIIKDCQETLNMEGLSVIDGAFYTAENVGMARSIQWLSRVPLKEATETLANISEDQWQQGEQDGYRWQVRASEYGGEQQRWLVVESAQRLQSDNKAISQKIEKADKVVKKEWQKPAIPNSNGINRDRKTLTYRKL